The Planctomicrobium piriforme DNA window CAGTACCCGAAGGTACCTTGTCGCTCGACTTGCATGCCTAATCCATGCTACCAACGTTCATTCTGAGCCAGGATCAAACCCTTCAATTGATTTCGACGAGTCCAGAGTCGAGTGCCCAGAGACCAGAACCAGAAGCTCCAGAATCCAGATCCCGCATCCTGAAATCGCGTGTTAAACAACTTCAGATTTGATCGCGTCAGCTCATCGCGCTGACGACTCTTTCGAGTCGCCGGCTTTTACGCAAACGCATTCTCTCGCAAGACTTTCACCAACCAATTTGCCAAAGATCATGCCGCAAACTCAAAAGTTCACGGTTGCAACTTGAGTTCACCCAGCCGAAGCCTGCAGGTGAAAAAACCGCCCGAAGTCAGGCGGTGTGCAAAGGGCTATGATACCCGCAACAACGACTCCGTCAAGCAACCACGTTCAAAAATCTTTTCGGTCGTCGTTACTGCTTTGATCGCTGTCCAGGAACAGGAATCGACCACACACGGACCGTCGGTGACCGAATTCTCTTCGCGATGAAGACTCTTGCGCAGCTCCCCTAACCCGACCAATCTGATCTCGTCCGGGACGGAACCACAAGTTCAACTTCAGCTTTCCAGCGTCGCATCTAGCGTGATCTTCGCATTCAGCAGTTTCGACACCGGGCAGCCGGCTTTGGCCTTTCCCGCGAGTTCCTGGAATGTCGCGTCATCAGCCCCGGGGATCTTGGCTTTCAGGGTGAGATGAACTGAGGTGATCGCAAACCCATCGGCGACCTGATCGAGGGTCACTTCGGCCTTGGTTTCCATGTGGTCGGCTTTGAGCTTGGCTTCGCCGAGAATCAGCGACAGGGCCATCGTGAAGCAGCCGGCGTGGGCGGCCCCAATCAGTTCTTCCGGGTTCGTGCCGGGCTTCCCTTCAAACCGGCTGCTGAAGCCGTAAGGGTAGTCCTTCATCGCGCCGCTCTTGGTCGAGATGGCCCCCTTGCCGTCCTTAATGCCGCCTTGCCATACCGCTGATCCGGAAGTTTTCATCGCGTGTTCCTGTTGCTGAATTGATTGAACAGATTGAGTCTAAGTCAGTCATTGCAGGCGTGCCAGAGGGGAGAACTTCTGATGGAACGCCGCTCGTTCGCTTTTCACTCGATTGCAGTCGTTCGCATCTGTGCGCAATGATGTGTGTCGACGGACTGACGTGATCTTCATTCTTTGAACCAGAAGACGGCTCCATGAATCGCTTCGCGCTGGCGTTCTCGATGTTTCTGTTCTGCGCCCCGGCCCTGGGTATGGCGGCCGAGCCGATCACACTGCCGCTCTGGCCGGATCGTACGCTCCCTCCCCTGCCGAAGGTGTCAGAAGAGACGACTAAGTGGTTTACGTCCATCGGCGGTCCGAATCCCGCTCGAGTGACCGATGTGACGACACCCACGATCACTGTCTATCGGCCGGAACATCCCAACGGCACGTCGGTCATCGTCGCTCCCGGCGGAGGGTACGTCTTCCTGTCCTGGAAGCATGAAGGGACACAGGTGTGTGAATGGCTGAACTCAATCGGCGTGACAGCTGTCTTGCTGAAGTACCGCACGCCGACGCGGGATGACGCCGCTCAGTTCACAATGCCTGTTGAAGATGCCCAACGGGCCTTGGGGATTGTTCGCCATCATGCAACGGAATGGGGACTTGATCCGCAGCGAGTCGGGCTGCTGGGATTTTCCGCGGGAGCGAATCTGGCTGGCCATGCCGCCTGGGATAACCTCAATCGCACCTACCCGCAGAACCCTGATTTCGACGATCCCCGAGGACCGGACTTTCTGGTTTTCATCTATGGGGGCGGTTTCACGATGAAAGACCAGCCGACGAAACTGCGCGAAGAAGTGAAGCTGCCAGCCCTGGCTCCGCCGGCCTTCTTCCTGGTCGCGCATGACGACAAGAACAATCCCGTCGAAGCCGCCCTGCTCTATCTGGAATACAAAAAGCTGAACCGTCCTGCCGATCTGCACATCTTCACCAAAGGAGGACATGGCTTCGGAATGCGGGACGACAAGCACCCCATCAACGACTGGCCGCAGATGTGTGCAGAGTGGATGCAGAGCCTGGAATTCATTCCCAAGGCGAAGTGACCTTCAACGCCAACGGCCGCGTATGGTCTCAATGCGCGGCGGCGCGATGGCGTTCGAAGGCGGTTCGACGCTCCCCTTCGGTGGAAACGTAGACGGCTCGAATCAGACGTTCCATCTCCGGTGTCAATTGTTGGCCTCGACGCGACATGGCGATGCGGGCGGTCTGAATTCCGCTTTCGCAGCCATCCGGCAGAACATCCAGTCGGCCATGCCAGACCCGACTGAACGAGGGAATGTGCTTGGGGAGCAATTCTCCGCCGGGGAGAATCAGGCTCATCACGCCGACCGCCGAGCCTGTGTTGAAGAGACTGCAGAGGGCCGTCTTGGCGTGGTCTCCGATAAAAGCGCCAACCTTGGTGGAACCGGTGGGGACTTTCACCCCTTGCAGCGGCACGCTCACGTTCGAGTAATCGTTCTTGAGGTCGCTGTTGGTCGACA harbors:
- a CDS encoding alpha/beta hydrolase — its product is MNRFALAFSMFLFCAPALGMAAEPITLPLWPDRTLPPLPKVSEETTKWFTSIGGPNPARVTDVTTPTITVYRPEHPNGTSVIVAPGGGYVFLSWKHEGTQVCEWLNSIGVTAVLLKYRTPTRDDAAQFTMPVEDAQRALGIVRHHATEWGLDPQRVGLLGFSAGANLAGHAAWDNLNRTYPQNPDFDDPRGPDFLVFIYGGGFTMKDQPTKLREEVKLPALAPPAFFLVAHDDKNNPVEAALLYLEYKKLNRPADLHIFTKGGHGFGMRDDKHPINDWPQMCAEWMQSLEFIPKAK
- a CDS encoding OsmC family protein, which gives rise to MKTSGSAVWQGGIKDGKGAISTKSGAMKDYPYGFSSRFEGKPGTNPEELIGAAHAGCFTMALSLILGEAKLKADHMETKAEVTLDQVADGFAITSVHLTLKAKIPGADDATFQELAGKAKAGCPVSKLLNAKITLDATLES